The following are encoded in a window of Vigna unguiculata cultivar IT97K-499-35 chromosome 8, ASM411807v1, whole genome shotgun sequence genomic DNA:
- the LOC114193165 gene encoding plastid division protein PDV1, producing MKWDMQMEEIEAILEKIWDLHDKLSDAIHSVSRSHFLTSLKTLKNSSPLPNSAANAAADSSGFVFVKDFRPADDDDDSAVREAKSLNAIRTALENLEDQLEFFHTIQTQQRVERDAAIARLEQSRIVLAMRLTEHRGKKYKVIEEALAFIGDVHDTSCIVAPDIFLYGQPNCSAENFATVKVKRSNTLINIFVSSFNFVKRSLGLDHMGGIVGNAALVAISMIALLHLHQVANHEQPYRPQDRVHSNRTTVRRTKLVGSSSDAHSSNLDVLLARG from the exons ATGAAATGGGATATGCAGATGGAAGAAATCGAAGCCATTCTCGAAAAAATTTGGGACCTCCACGACAAGCTCAGCGACGCAATTCACTCGGTTTCCAGATCCCACTTTCTCACTTCCCTCAAAACCCTCAAAAACTCTTCGCCGCTTCCCAATTCCGCCGCTAACGCCGCTGCTGACAGCTCGGGTTTCGTCTTCGTTAAGGACTTCCGACCAGCCGACGACGACGACGACTCCGCCGTTCGCGAAGCCAAGAGTCTCAACGCTATACGGACCGCGCTCGAGAACCTCGAAGACCAGCTCGAGTTCTTTCAT ACTATTCAAACCCAGCAGCGTGTTGAGAGAGATGCTGCAATTGCACGCTTAGAACAGAGCAGAATTGTTCTTGCAATGAGGCTGACTGAACACCgtggtaaaaaatataaagtcatTGAAGAAGCTCTTGCTTTTATTGGAGATGTGCATGATACAAGCTGCATTGTCGCTcctgatatttttctttatggacAACCAAACTGTTCGGCTGAGAATTTTGCGACTGTGAAAGTGAAGAGATCTAATACTCTTATCAACATTTTTGTCTCAAGTTTCAATTTTGTGAAGAGATCTCTTGGATTGGATCATATGGGCGGAATAGTTGGAAATGCTGCTTTGGTTGCAATTAGCATGATAGCTTTGCTTCATTTACATCAGGTAGCTAATCATGAGCAGCCATATAGGCCACAAGATAGAGTTCACAGCAACAGAACAACCGTgagaagaactaaattggtcggTTCTTCATCTGATGCTCATTCCAGTAATTTGGATGTATTGTTAGCTAGAGGTTAG